The Lonsdalea populi genome window below encodes:
- a CDS encoding glycosyltransferase family 4 protein yields MSFYYDYSTMVGWQGTPTGIPRTVYYLAQELSALVSDFKLVAIDNSLGAFHHVELTDDGAVVKEKVDFSAEDVLFSAGANWAFACYINEIKRIKIVGVRYIQLFYDIIPELFPYFYQDGVGFGDYIGRWVDDSVALCDQSFAISECTKKDIVLRSRNLGIDMQNMEVIRLGDDFKTNTRSECGVGRYDKGERFILCVGTLEIRKNQVALLHAYRLLHQRHPEQILPRLVLVGRKGWNDGDISFQVENDRVLNKLVDVITDASDDELSWLYSNCLFTLFPALYEGWGLPVAESLWYGKPCISSNTSSMVEIAPELTVFASPYSVESWVEQIERLLFEPGMLEMQTERVIREYMPTKWHDTAATIKDVILKSIQSE; encoded by the coding sequence GTGAGTTTTTATTACGATTATTCGACAATGGTCGGATGGCAAGGTACCCCAACGGGAATTCCTAGAACGGTCTATTATCTTGCGCAGGAACTTTCAGCATTAGTTAGCGACTTCAAACTCGTTGCAATTGATAACTCTCTCGGTGCTTTTCATCATGTGGAACTTACAGATGATGGTGCTGTAGTGAAAGAAAAAGTCGATTTTTCTGCTGAAGATGTATTGTTTTCCGCAGGAGCTAACTGGGCTTTTGCTTGTTATATTAATGAGATAAAACGCATCAAAATCGTTGGCGTGCGATATATCCAGCTGTTTTATGACATTATTCCTGAGTTGTTTCCGTACTTCTATCAAGATGGCGTGGGGTTCGGGGATTACATTGGACGTTGGGTTGATGATTCTGTTGCATTATGCGATCAGTCTTTCGCTATTTCAGAATGTACGAAAAAAGATATTGTCCTGAGAAGCCGTAATCTTGGGATAGATATGCAGAATATGGAAGTCATCAGATTAGGCGACGATTTTAAGACGAATACCCGCTCTGAGTGCGGTGTTGGTCGCTACGATAAGGGTGAACGCTTCATTTTGTGTGTAGGCACTCTGGAGATTCGTAAAAACCAGGTTGCACTTTTGCATGCCTACCGTCTACTTCATCAGCGCCATCCTGAGCAGATTCTACCTCGGCTTGTTTTGGTAGGCAGGAAAGGATGGAATGATGGGGATATTTCCTTCCAAGTCGAGAATGATCGCGTTCTGAACAAATTAGTGGATGTTATAACTGATGCCAGTGACGACGAACTGAGCTGGTTATATTCAAACTGTTTGTTTACTTTGTTCCCAGCTTTGTATGAAGGATGGGGGTTGCCCGTAGCTGAAAGTCTCTGGTATGGGAAGCCATGTATAAGTTCTAATACTTCCAGCATGGTTGAAATTGCTCCTGAATTGACTGTGTTTGCTTCGCCCTACTCGGTGGAGTCATGGGTTGAGCAAATTGAACGCCTTCTCTTTGAGCCTGGCATGCTTGAAATGCAGACAGAGAGAGTTATACGCGAGTACATGCCTACGAAATGGCATGATACTGCCGCTACGATTAAAGATGTGATTTTGAAGAGTATACAAAGTGAATAA
- a CDS encoding glycosyltransferase family 4 protein, translating into MKVIFDCTSLANWTGHPTGIQRVVSEIGGELQKLLTNVRLGLFASDGTCSEYNLKLRSASGNIPIEAGDVVVTAGSNWDFSEHHNMLLGLREQGVQLGVLFYDVIPSVLPFSYGPGFSDIYKNWLIEAVANCDVAFAISENTKRDLNEFAAEHGLMLPPVQVVRLGDDVPSAGGAPTEEIIQKTSEPYLLTVGSLEYRKNHIMLLNAWRYMIEEQGYLPPKLYIVGRKGWLDQDIEYQIENDVRLKGRIEVLKGLQDADLCLLYEKTLFTLYPSFYEGWGLPVAESLCFGKPCVASRSSSMLEIAPGLVRHAHPLLLNEWVEQIHQLVDNPAELQNECERVKNTYKRSSWKDTALQVKQGLLASYPELVENDA; encoded by the coding sequence ATGAAAGTGATTTTTGATTGTACCTCTCTCGCAAACTGGACTGGACACCCAACAGGAATTCAGCGCGTAGTCTCAGAGATTGGCGGCGAATTGCAGAAACTTTTGACGAACGTACGTCTCGGATTATTTGCATCTGATGGGACATGTTCCGAATACAATCTAAAGCTGCGCTCCGCTAGTGGAAATATACCTATTGAGGCTGGTGATGTCGTTGTTACTGCCGGTTCTAACTGGGATTTCAGCGAACATCACAACATGTTGCTTGGTTTGCGTGAGCAAGGCGTTCAATTAGGGGTACTTTTTTATGACGTTATCCCTTCCGTGTTGCCTTTTTCCTATGGTCCCGGTTTCTCTGATATATACAAGAATTGGCTGATTGAAGCGGTAGCTAATTGTGATGTGGCTTTTGCTATATCTGAGAACACAAAACGCGATTTGAATGAGTTTGCAGCAGAACATGGCTTGATGCTTCCACCGGTGCAAGTGGTGCGCCTTGGCGATGATGTGCCTTCGGCAGGTGGGGCACCCACAGAAGAAATCATCCAAAAAACTAGCGAGCCTTATCTGCTGACAGTGGGATCCCTCGAATATCGTAAAAATCACATCATGCTTCTCAACGCATGGCGTTACATGATTGAAGAACAGGGGTATTTACCGCCTAAGTTATACATCGTTGGCCGCAAAGGGTGGTTAGATCAGGATATTGAATATCAGATTGAGAATGATGTCCGTCTTAAAGGGCGTATAGAAGTACTTAAAGGATTACAGGATGCAGACCTATGTCTCTTATATGAAAAGACATTGTTCACACTCTATCCTTCTTTTTATGAAGGGTGGGGCTTGCCTGTGGCAGAGAGCCTGTGCTTCGGCAAACCTTGCGTCGCTTCACGCTCCTCATCCATGTTGGAGATAGCGCCAGGTTTAGTTAGGCACGCCCATCCATTGCTTCTCAATGAATGGGTTGAGCAGATTCATCAGTTAGTTGATAATCCCGCGGAACTGCAGAACGAGTGCGAACGCGTGAAGAACACGTATAAGCGCTCAAGTTGGAAGGATACTGCGCTTCAGGTCAAACAAGGATTACTTGCCAGCTATCCTGAACTTGTGGAGAACGACGCGTGA
- a CDS encoding glycosyltransferase: protein MIERDPRLYIDCTSTFRSGLNTGVQRVVRSLIAQTDTFSDITQLECIPVSYQFNGFYTLDDAKDITLDNLNDFTPLDFLFRDVYLCPDAFWSAGMTSWYNYFRDQGVSIATVIYDLIPIMHPEFCDPKAAQEFESALVDVIKKSDLLFTISESTRQDLLTYCASIGETLDDDRCPVIPLAPALQSEKQLIDTRRIPTEPFFLMVGTVEPRRGYVEAVAEYQAYLTAGGQASLLIIGKEGGAAGAISESLRCAGTKVKWLSDASDAELMAAYQQAMAVVCPSHSEGYGMSVSEGIAYNGLVLANRLPVFGEFAGAWPYYFDINRKGDLARLLEDTPNLTRLVKAPGMGSWRDTARAIALNLVDISQAHGRHQAVELLRNSEEAVRWAYWLLFGRVCSPAEVAGWLKFETVQAMFDGLQYESRSSNALLSNNSVRWLQQAINGRQAIGDEEVAYWCRQCESVGDMRCKLLSEHCRLDAPASELFVRWGLSAILKLEKPEHSDIEGWLEQGGTNEDFLKKIIEIQKNSENS, encoded by the coding sequence ATGATTGAGCGAGATCCTAGGCTTTATATCGATTGTACTTCGACATTTCGCAGTGGATTGAATACCGGAGTACAACGAGTTGTTCGCTCATTAATTGCTCAGACGGACACTTTTTCTGATATTACCCAGTTGGAGTGTATTCCAGTCAGTTATCAATTTAATGGGTTTTATACACTAGATGATGCGAAAGATATCACTCTAGATAATCTTAACGACTTTACTCCTCTCGATTTTCTTTTTCGTGATGTCTACTTATGTCCGGACGCATTTTGGAGTGCGGGCATGACATCGTGGTATAACTATTTCCGCGATCAAGGCGTGAGTATTGCCACGGTTATTTATGACCTGATTCCTATCATGCATCCTGAGTTTTGTGATCCTAAAGCTGCACAAGAATTTGAATCAGCTCTGGTTGACGTGATTAAAAAATCAGATCTCCTCTTTACTATTTCCGAATCCACCCGTCAGGATCTGCTGACTTACTGCGCTTCAATTGGCGAAACGTTAGACGACGATCGGTGCCCAGTGATTCCCTTAGCTCCAGCGCTTCAGTCGGAAAAACAGTTGATAGATACGCGACGTATACCAACAGAACCATTTTTCCTGATGGTGGGGACGGTTGAACCTCGCCGGGGGTACGTCGAGGCCGTAGCTGAATATCAGGCATATTTGACGGCGGGTGGACAGGCATCTTTGCTTATCATAGGCAAAGAAGGGGGAGCTGCTGGTGCTATTAGCGAGAGTCTTCGCTGTGCTGGAACAAAAGTTAAGTGGCTAAGCGATGCTAGCGATGCTGAGTTGATGGCGGCATATCAACAAGCTATGGCTGTAGTCTGTCCTTCACATAGTGAGGGTTATGGCATGTCTGTTTCGGAAGGTATTGCCTATAATGGACTTGTTTTAGCGAATCGCTTGCCAGTTTTTGGTGAGTTTGCGGGAGCCTGGCCTTACTATTTCGACATCAACCGTAAAGGTGATTTGGCTCGTTTGCTGGAAGATACTCCCAATTTAACACGTCTGGTAAAAGCGCCTGGAATGGGGAGCTGGCGGGACACCGCGCGTGCAATAGCACTAAATTTGGTCGACATTTCCCAAGCTCATGGTCGCCACCAGGCTGTTGAGTTGTTGCGTAATTCAGAAGAAGCCGTTCGATGGGCCTATTGGCTTCTGTTCGGACGGGTCTGTAGCCCAGCAGAAGTCGCTGGTTGGCTAAAATTTGAAACCGTCCAAGCGATGTTCGATGGTTTACAGTATGAAAGCCGATCATCCAATGCTTTGCTTAGCAATAATTCTGTACGCTGGTTGCAACAAGCTATTAATGGACGGCAAGCCATCGGTGATGAAGAAGTCGCCTACTGGTGTAGGCAGTGCGAATCTGTAGGAGACATGCGGTGTAAACTTCTGTCTGAGCATTGCCGTCTTGATGCGCCAGCTTCAGAGTTGTTTGTCCGATGGGGTCTGTCAGCAATCTTAAAGCTGGAAAAACCTGAACATTCAGACATTGAAGGGTGGCTTGAACAGGGCGGAACAAACGAAGATTTTCTTAAAAAAATAATTGAAATTCAAAAGAATAGTGAAAATAGTTAA
- a CDS encoding glycosyltransferase family 4 protein, protein MSMSEQTKYDVIFGVYPWAFDCPGGGERQLMAWKSHLEVLGHNVRLYDPWQPTSDEPKIFHFFSVMPGSYQLCDYLKKKGKHLVITPNLWVTPETKWNYPHDDIQRLLAIADRIVVNSLLEAKALSEVYEVDLSRFSVVYNGVEKSFFESASPELFREWGGLANKRYLLNVANIESRKNQLRFLDALQDYPDLSLVVVGNARDSAYLEECRHVGKEQFIYAGPVEYGSELLRSALAGAEAFVMPSTLETPSIAALEAAASGCRIMVTEVGSTTEYFGKDAVYIDPDSRESMSKGIGQVLQMPSECLREHIQQRFTWTNVIRDLEQVYSQLLHESGN, encoded by the coding sequence ATGAGTATGAGTGAGCAGACGAAATACGATGTAATTTTTGGCGTTTATCCATGGGCTTTCGACTGCCCGGGTGGCGGAGAGCGTCAATTAATGGCATGGAAATCTCACTTGGAAGTGCTTGGCCATAACGTCAGGCTGTACGATCCATGGCAGCCAACGTCAGACGAGCCGAAGATATTTCACTTTTTTTCTGTGATGCCTGGCTCATATCAGCTATGTGACTACCTGAAAAAAAAGGGAAAACATCTCGTTATTACACCAAATTTATGGGTGACGCCTGAAACCAAGTGGAATTATCCGCATGATGATATTCAGAGATTATTGGCTATTGCCGATAGGATCGTTGTGAATTCCTTGCTTGAAGCCAAAGCACTTAGTGAAGTTTACGAGGTGGATCTTTCTCGTTTCAGTGTGGTGTATAACGGAGTTGAAAAAAGCTTTTTCGAGTCTGCATCTCCTGAGTTATTTCGTGAGTGGGGAGGATTGGCGAATAAACGATACCTGCTAAACGTCGCCAATATTGAATCCCGTAAAAATCAGCTACGTTTTCTTGATGCATTGCAAGATTATCCGGATTTGAGTCTGGTTGTTGTGGGCAATGCGCGTGACTCAGCTTATTTAGAAGAATGTCGTCACGTTGGCAAAGAGCAATTTATTTACGCAGGCCCTGTCGAATATGGTTCTGAGTTATTACGCTCAGCATTGGCGGGAGCTGAGGCGTTTGTGATGCCCAGTACGTTAGAAACGCCAAGTATCGCAGCTCTTGAAGCGGCGGCTTCGGGATGCCGAATTATGGTCACAGAAGTCGGTTCCACGACGGAATATTTTGGAAAAGATGCTGTCTATATTGACCCAGACTCCAGAGAGTCCATGAGTAAGGGGATCGGGCAGGTCTTGCAGATGCCGTCAGAATGTCTCCGTGAGCACATTCAGCAGCGCTTTACCTGGACCAATGTGATTAGAGATCTTGAGCAAGTCTATAGCCAACTATTGCACGAGAGCGGGAATTAA
- a CDS encoding glycosyltransferase family 4 protein, whose translation MKVVFDCTALNNWVGKPTGIQRVINELGVSLVDVMPNAVTVIFDAVGDCYAYCADTRTSGERVFLENGDMIFASGHDWDYPEHFEHICNYVARGIKFGLLIYDIIPIKFPFTYTQEFVARFESWLKRAIQLADVCFTISLSTRKDVLDYAERLGLVINNINILRIGDNIPADVDNVSERVKSKIVEDYILSVGTIEFRKNHITLLNAYRYMIQNLGIDVPKLYIAGRQGLYDAYVRIQVEGDPVLNGKVEILSDLSDSDIGALYASALFTVYPSIYEGWGLPVAESLCYGIPCITSQSSSMLEIAPDLTPFADPLMTNEWVEKMSEWINFPDRLASVREQIKSQYRMVSWHDTACYLRGHLDGTGDQVKDSETGQENSF comes from the coding sequence ATGAAGGTTGTTTTTGACTGTACAGCATTGAACAACTGGGTGGGAAAGCCCACTGGAATTCAGCGTGTTATCAATGAACTGGGCGTTTCTTTGGTTGATGTGATGCCGAATGCGGTCACTGTCATTTTTGACGCTGTTGGTGATTGTTATGCTTACTGTGCTGATACCAGAACGTCGGGAGAGCGAGTCTTCCTTGAAAATGGAGACATGATTTTCGCTTCAGGGCATGATTGGGATTATCCCGAGCACTTTGAGCATATTTGCAACTATGTTGCTCGCGGCATTAAATTCGGACTACTTATATACGATATTATTCCAATCAAATTCCCTTTTACTTATACACAGGAATTTGTTGCACGCTTTGAAAGTTGGCTGAAACGTGCCATACAGCTAGCTGATGTATGCTTTACCATTTCGCTTAGTACTCGAAAAGATGTATTGGATTATGCGGAACGTTTAGGTTTGGTAATTAATAATATCAATATATTACGTATTGGAGACAATATTCCTGCTGATGTAGATAATGTTTCCGAAAGAGTCAAAAGTAAAATCGTAGAGGATTATATTCTTTCAGTTGGTACCATCGAATTTAGAAAAAATCATATTACATTGCTCAATGCCTATCGCTACATGATCCAGAATCTCGGTATTGATGTGCCGAAGCTGTATATCGCTGGGAGGCAGGGTTTGTATGATGCTTATGTTCGCATACAGGTCGAAGGCGATCCTGTATTGAATGGCAAGGTAGAGATTCTATCCGATTTGAGTGATTCAGATATTGGGGCTTTGTACGCTTCAGCGCTTTTTACTGTATACCCTTCTATCTATGAAGGCTGGGGACTACCGGTTGCAGAGAGTCTCTGTTATGGCATCCCGTGCATTACTTCTCAAAGTTCTAGCATGCTAGAGATTGCACCTGATTTAACCCCATTCGCTGACCCTCTAATGACTAATGAATGGGTGGAAAAAATGAGCGAGTGGATAAATTTCCCCGATCGTCTGGCTTCCGTCAGAGAGCAGATTAAAAGCCAATATCGTATGGTTAGTTGGCATGATACCGCCTGTTATCTGCGCGGGCATTTGGATGGGACAGGGGATCAAGTTAAGGATAGTGAAACAGGCCAGGAGAACAGCTTCTAA
- a CDS encoding glycosyltransferase family protein, with protein MNRILLTTFPSAFMYDGGGEREIHLLNEAINRAGMICDIYGPTSRSINAYQSVIHFSMAGGSEHVIESAKDHGLRLILWPNLWFVEPPSSCTLTRLTALLSHFNAVVFRSQTEENHFRQYLDIEGKDVIHVSPLISPKFFRKNVTDVFRESYGLTSYAIWPGIIEPQKNQLAAVRAFKDLNLDLIISGGVRDQAYADECKRQAGPNVRFIPAMPFGSEQHLSALAHSQMVIELPLDFPGASAIEAAAMGCSLLLSRSEWTNEMLGPDCMQVDPTDEKEIRHQICQFAHQSDVQVLQRSPRVEFENMFNAVLPLTEYLRLI; from the coding sequence TTGAATCGTATCCTGCTGACTACATTTCCCAGCGCGTTTATGTACGACGGTGGGGGCGAACGAGAGATTCATTTGCTAAACGAAGCAATAAATCGCGCAGGCATGATTTGCGATATCTATGGCCCCACCTCTCGCTCCATTAATGCTTATCAGTCGGTTATTCATTTTTCTATGGCTGGGGGATCTGAGCATGTCATTGAGTCAGCCAAAGATCATGGCCTGAGGTTGATCCTTTGGCCTAACTTGTGGTTTGTGGAGCCGCCTTCATCCTGCACCTTGACGCGTTTAACGGCACTACTAAGCCATTTCAATGCCGTCGTATTCCGCTCTCAGACGGAAGAAAACCATTTCCGTCAGTATCTGGATATAGAGGGAAAAGATGTTATCCACGTCTCACCCCTGATTTCACCCAAGTTTTTTCGTAAGAATGTGACGGATGTTTTTCGGGAATCATATGGTTTGACGTCATATGCAATATGGCCCGGTATTATTGAGCCCCAAAAAAACCAGTTGGCCGCCGTGCGTGCTTTCAAAGATTTAAATCTAGACTTGATCATTTCCGGTGGTGTAAGAGATCAGGCCTATGCGGATGAGTGTAAACGTCAGGCTGGACCCAATGTTCGGTTTATTCCAGCCATGCCTTTTGGCTCTGAACAGCATCTTTCCGCATTGGCGCATAGCCAAATGGTGATTGAGCTTCCGCTCGACTTTCCTGGGGCCTCGGCTATAGAAGCTGCCGCTATGGGCTGTTCGCTGCTACTTTCTCGTTCAGAATGGACGAACGAAATGTTGGGCCCTGATTGCATGCAGGTTGATCCTACCGATGAGAAAGAAATTCGCCATCAGATCTGTCAATTCGCACATCAAAGCGACGTCCAAGTCCTTCAACGTTCGCCACGCGTAGAGTTCGAGAATATGTTTAATGCTGTTTTGCCTCTGACTGAATATCTTCGGTTAATTTGA
- a CDS encoding histidine phosphatase family protein: MELYLLRHGKSLANERQLVCGSSDYPLSQEGSEQAQKVCETLKNIPFTHIYSSPLSRAVNTIAGLACTDKIRLEDELKELNTGDVSHITLSELWERDARFRQPWLSPDLRYPGGETFREMIARITGWYRNNETRWSDDDRVLIAGHEGTLRSIYLYLMSLDISLYPDFPISNCDYLYFKISSRNVMEYKHIKLAAIEGEVT, from the coding sequence ATGGAACTTTATTTGCTGAGGCATGGTAAAAGTCTTGCCAACGAACGGCAGTTGGTTTGCGGTTCATCAGATTATCCGTTATCGCAAGAGGGAAGCGAGCAAGCTCAGAAAGTCTGTGAGACGCTGAAAAATATCCCTTTCACCCACATCTACTCTTCACCACTCTCAAGAGCTGTCAACACGATTGCTGGATTGGCATGTACGGACAAGATCAGACTTGAAGATGAACTGAAAGAATTAAATACCGGGGATGTGAGTCACATTACGTTGAGCGAACTTTGGGAGCGTGATGCCCGTTTTCGTCAGCCTTGGTTATCTCCTGATTTACGTTATCCTGGCGGCGAGACCTTCCGGGAAATGATCGCTCGGATCACTGGGTGGTATAGAAATAACGAAACTCGTTGGTCGGATGATGATCGCGTCTTGATCGCAGGCCATGAAGGTACGCTGCGCTCTATCTATCTTTATCTGATGTCTCTCGATATTTCTCTTTATCCAGATTTCCCAATTAGCAATTGTGATTATCTCTATTTCAAAATCAGTAGCCGAAATGTCATGGAATACAAGCATATAAAGCTGGCAGCCATTGAAGGGGAGGTCACTTGA
- a CDS encoding glycosyltransferase gives MIESGINFFGPYEARDSIGRVAGLNIECLKASGIPCQVHLLSRPGPKEIVDYANIDDDLIASLKYRVNIFHFNARRVPLYFSRLGEDSLKGFYNIGFWVHEMPTIPSQWARQLEFFDEIWTPSSLCQSAISLSANIPVVKMPYPIESNPINQRMQERAIGKSFDVFNFLAVFDVFSDAERKNPLFVVRAFLDAHAGNPSVRLIMKTRNLDQDKMLAEKLLKIANEHTNFIVLDGYLEPEELAALYEQADAYVSLHRAEGFGLTISDAMSRGIPILTTGYSGNMDFCNAADSRLVAYELRPVGHNRPRYRYDDVWAEPDLDDATEAFDDLVQNHGVWVKRAARARLRLEREFSVESIGRLMQSRIDLIGRNFSFPDDMNERHIDFEVGVCNTYGF, from the coding sequence ATGATAGAAAGTGGGATTAATTTCTTTGGCCCCTACGAAGCAAGAGATAGTATCGGTCGCGTTGCCGGCTTGAACATAGAATGCCTGAAAGCATCAGGAATTCCTTGTCAGGTTCACCTGCTATCAAGACCTGGGCCTAAAGAAATTGTTGATTACGCGAATATTGATGACGACTTGATCGCTTCACTGAAATATCGGGTCAACATTTTTCATTTCAATGCCCGACGTGTGCCTCTTTATTTTTCACGGCTTGGGGAGGATTCGTTAAAAGGGTTTTACAACATCGGTTTTTGGGTTCATGAAATGCCCACAATACCCAGTCAGTGGGCGAGGCAACTGGAGTTTTTTGATGAAATCTGGACGCCATCTTCATTGTGCCAGTCGGCGATCTCGCTTTCTGCCAATATTCCCGTTGTAAAAATGCCATACCCCATTGAAAGCAACCCTATCAATCAAAGAATGCAAGAAAGAGCGATAGGAAAGTCGTTTGACGTCTTCAATTTTTTGGCTGTATTTGATGTGTTTAGCGATGCTGAACGCAAGAACCCATTATTTGTTGTGCGCGCATTTCTTGATGCCCATGCGGGGAATCCTTCGGTCCGATTAATCATGAAAACTCGGAATTTGGATCAGGATAAAATGCTGGCCGAAAAGCTGCTTAAGATAGCTAACGAACATACAAACTTTATCGTGCTTGATGGATATTTAGAGCCTGAAGAACTGGCAGCTCTTTATGAACAGGCTGACGCCTATGTCTCGTTGCATAGAGCGGAAGGATTTGGTCTGACCATATCTGATGCTATGAGTCGGGGAATCCCGATTTTGACTACCGGATACTCAGGCAATATGGATTTTTGTAATGCAGCAGATTCGAGACTTGTCGCTTACGAATTAAGACCCGTAGGCCATAATCGACCACGTTATCGTTATGATGACGTTTGGGCTGAACCAGATTTGGACGATGCCACCGAGGCTTTTGACGATTTGGTACAGAATCACGGCGTGTGGGTAAAGCGCGCCGCGCGAGCCAGGCTACGTTTAGAGAGAGAGTTTTCCGTAGAGTCTATTGGTCGTCTCATGCAAAGCCGGATCGATCTGATAGGAAGAAACTTTTCATTCCCTGATGATATGAATGAGAGGCACATAGACTTCGAAGTCGGTGTTTGTAATACCTACGGATTTTGA
- a CDS encoding glycosyltransferase, translating into MVDSLELDRSEIPESCILFATADWDEPYWTNKQHCAKALAELGVEVLYIESVGLRAPRPASHRDWQRLRERLLKGLRSLFVGAPRRAPHIRVLSPLLIPAGYRYGVTRWLNRWLLKAAIWRNLPRQIKSPPLVWTYHPFMLDLFASLKGSALLYHCVDDLAAVPGVDARAFRCAEEQLLHQAKAVFATAPALAERCRQLNDNTYFMSNVVDAVHFGNGLKQGKIPDDLACIQEPRLGYHGVLSDFKIDFQLLLSVARMRPDWHWVFIGAEREGQKSALVAELQTLPNVHFLGYRRYEVLPDYLRGIQVGLLPSLINEYTDSMFPMKYFEYLAAGIPVVSTPLSFSRTISEGMLTADTAEGFVNAIEQQLTRGRFDQKEVDVLVGDNTWSGRLSKMLKALNGMPK; encoded by the coding sequence GTGGTTGATAGCTTAGAGCTAGATAGGTCGGAGATTCCTGAATCATGTATTTTATTTGCGACAGCAGATTGGGATGAACCTTACTGGACGAACAAGCAGCACTGTGCCAAAGCGCTTGCTGAGCTGGGTGTCGAGGTACTTTATATTGAAAGCGTAGGATTGCGTGCACCTCGACCTGCGAGCCACCGTGACTGGCAACGTCTGAGAGAGCGTTTACTCAAAGGATTACGTTCTCTTTTTGTCGGAGCGCCTCGTCGTGCACCACATATACGAGTGCTTTCGCCGTTATTGATTCCTGCCGGGTATCGATATGGAGTCACAAGATGGTTGAATCGTTGGCTGTTAAAGGCTGCTATCTGGCGTAACCTCCCTAGGCAAATAAAGTCTCCACCTTTAGTCTGGACTTATCACCCCTTCATGTTGGATCTGTTTGCTTCCCTAAAGGGGAGCGCATTGTTATACCACTGCGTTGACGATCTCGCGGCTGTGCCAGGCGTTGACGCTAGGGCATTCCGTTGCGCAGAAGAGCAATTGCTCCATCAGGCTAAGGCTGTTTTTGCGACCGCGCCAGCGCTAGCGGAACGCTGTCGGCAGCTTAATGACAATACCTACTTTATGTCGAATGTGGTTGATGCAGTCCATTTTGGTAACGGGTTAAAGCAAGGAAAAATCCCTGACGATTTAGCCTGCATTCAGGAGCCTAGGCTGGGCTACCACGGTGTTCTTTCCGATTTCAAAATTGATTTCCAGTTACTACTGAGTGTTGCTCGAATGCGCCCTGACTGGCATTGGGTTTTTATCGGTGCAGAACGTGAAGGCCAAAAAAGTGCGCTGGTAGCAGAACTGCAAACGTTACCAAATGTGCATTTTCTTGGGTATCGTCGTTATGAGGTCCTCCCCGATTATCTCCGTGGAATTCAAGTTGGCCTGTTGCCCTCTCTTATCAATGAATACACGGATTCGATGTTTCCCATGAAGTACTTCGAATATCTTGCGGCAGGAATTCCAGTAGTCTCGACGCCGCTATCTTTCTCCAGGACGATCAGTGAGGGAATGCTCACTGCGGATACTGCTGAAGGCTTTGTTAACGCAATCGAACAGCAGTTAACTCGTGGGCGATTTGACCAAAAAGAAGTCGATGTGCTGGTTGGTGATAATACATGGTCTGGAAGATTATCTAAAATGCTGAAAGCATTAAATGGTATGCCTAAATGA